The following is a genomic window from Candidatus Rokuibacteriota bacterium.
TCTTGGTGCCGTCCTCGAACTCGCCGGCGCGCATGCGGGCGAAGAGGTCGAGGTTCTCTTTGACCGATCGGTTGCGCCACGGGCTCTCGCTACCCGGCTGAGTGAGCGTACCGCGGGCCTCGCGCATTTCCTCCGCGGAGAGGTCGTCCACGTAGGCCTTGCCGGCCTTGATGAGCTGGACGGCCCACTCGTAGAGCTGCTCGAAGTAGTCGGCCGCGTAGTAGAGGTGCGGGCCCCAGTCGAAGCCGAGCCAGCGGACGTCTCCCATGATCGCGTCCACATACTCCTGGCTCTCCTTGGTCGGGTTGGTGTCGTCGAAGCGGAGGTGACAACGCCCACCGAACTCGCGGGCCAGGCCGAAGTTCAGGCAGATGGACTTGGCGTGGCCGATGTGCAGGTAGCCGTTCGGCTCCGGGGGAAAGCGCGTGAAGACACGGCCGCCCCACTTCCCGGTCCGCATGTCCTCGGCGACGATCTGGCGGATGAAGTTGGTGGCCTTCGGGGGTTCGCTCATAAGGGTCACCTGCCCGACGAGACCGCCCTGCGCTTGGCGCGGACGTAGTCCACCAGGACGTACTCGCCGAGCCGCTCCGGGGCGGTGAAGAAGGCGCGGCCGCGGTTGACCCGGGTCAGCTCCTCGACGAAGGCCATCAGCGCCGGGCTCCGGTCGAGCATGAAGGTGTTGATGGTGATCCCCTCGCGCGTACAGCGCCGCGCTTCCTTCAGGGTCTCGACGAGCGTGCGGCGCGTGGGCGGATACGCGAACTCCGCCTCGCCGTGCTCCAGGTGCGCGGTGGGTTCGCCGTCGGTGACCATGATGATCTGACGGTTCCCGCCCCGCGCACGGGCGAGGAGCTGGCGCGAGAGGAGGAAGCCTGCGTGCATGTTGGTCCCGACGTTCCAGTCGCTCCACGCGAGGCCGGGGAGCTGCTCGACGCTGAACTCGCGGGCGTAGAGGGAGAAGCCGACGATGTAGAGGCGGTCGCGCGGGAACTGGCCGCGGATCAGCGCGCTCAGAGCGAGTGCCACCTTCTTGGCCGGGAGGAACAGGCCGCTGTTGAGCATCGAGCGGCTCATGTCCAGCATCACCACCGTGGCAGCCTGTGTCGAGAGCTCGGTGCGGAAGACCTCGAAGTCGTCAGGCGAGAGCCGTACCGGGGTGCCGGGCCCCCGGCGGTGGACCGAATTCATGAGCGTCTCTTTGAGGTCGAGAAGGAACGGATCGCCGAACTCGTAGGGCTTGCTCTCGTCGGCCTGGTCGCCGCCGGCGCCGCGGCGCTCGACAGCATGGCGGCCGAAGCGATCGCGCTTCAGATGGGTGAAGACGTCACGGAGCGCCTTCTCAGCGATCTTGCGGATGGCCCGGGCGGTCAGCTCCAGCCGGGTGCCGTGCCGCTCCAGGTAGCCCGCTTCCTCCAGCTTCTTCGCCAGCTCGCGGAGATGCTCGAGCTCCCGGACGGCCTCGGGGCCGAGCAGCCGCTCGACTTCGGCCGGGTCGATCTTCCTGAGGTCGTCAGGACCCCGCGCGCCTCGTAACTCACGCTCCAGCTCGTCCATCTGCTGGAGCTCCTCCATCAGCTTCATCGCCTGCTCCAGCGTGAGCTGGTCCTCCCCGCTGAACTCGTAGCGGCCCCTCAGCTCGTCGAGCAGGCCCAGCTCTTCGAGATGCATCGCGAGCTGGGCCAGGGAGGCTTCGAGCCTCTCATCCTTGAGGAAGAGGGAGCGCATCAGCTCCTCGAGTTGCGCGCGCTGCTCGGGAGACATGCTCTCGAGGAGCGACTGCATCTGCGCCATCTGCTGGCTCAACTGCTCGAGGAGCTGGTCGAGGCTCTCCACCCCCGGGAAGTAGTCGCCCCACTTCTGGCGGAAGGCCTCGAAGTCTGGCTCGTGCCCTTCCGCCTTCTCGCGGAGCATCCGGTTCAGGTCCTGGAGCATCTCCCTGACCCGCTGGAGGTCCTTGGGCG
Proteins encoded in this region:
- a CDS encoding VWA domain-containing protein — encoded protein: MARLIRYSRWDGSQHLLDLDADDLLAAMADDLMSDGNLWRALQRLFQQGVRIPGGQSVPGLQDLLKRLKQRRQQELDRYDLGSALEDITKKLDQVIRTEREGIRRELGEGPAGAQRQATLDQLPPDPAGRIRELQHYDFVDAEARRLFEELLQSLRQQMLKPLLQGMQQALQNLTPKDLQRVREMLQDLNRMLREKAEGHEPDFEAFRQKWGDYFPGVESLDQLLEQLSQQMAQMQSLLESMSPEQRAQLEELMRSLFLKDERLEASLAQLAMHLEELGLLDELRGRYEFSGEDQLTLEQAMKLMEELQQMDELERELRGARGPDDLRKIDPAEVERLLGPEAVRELEHLRELAKKLEEAGYLERHGTRLELTARAIRKIAEKALRDVFTHLKRDRFGRHAVERRGAGGDQADESKPYEFGDPFLLDLKETLMNSVHRRGPGTPVRLSPDDFEVFRTELSTQAATVVMLDMSRSMLNSGLFLPAKKVALALSALIRGQFPRDRLYIVGFSLYAREFSVEQLPGLAWSDWNVGTNMHAGFLLSRQLLARARGGNRQIIMVTDGEPTAHLEHGEAEFAYPPTRRTLVETLKEARRCTREGITINTFMLDRSPALMAFVEELTRVNRGRAFFTAPERLGEYVLVDYVRAKRRAVSSGR